Within Runella rosea, the genomic segment AGACCTGACTTTTCGGTACGCCGCCGTTGATTTTGAACCTTACGACAAATCCGATTTCAATGCCGCGTGGGACCGTCGGGTTTTTCATGAACACGAAACCCGCGACACTACACTATTTGTACACTTGGTTATTTTTAGAAACAGCCGCAATTCGTGGGTGGACAACTGTAATTTTCTGTGGGCTGGTACGCATCCGCTCGGTTTGGGCAATTGTGAGCACATCACCTGTCGCAATAACTTCATGGATCGGGCGTACGTCAAAAAGGACTCTTTTCACGGGGGCTACTACGGTTGTTGGGGGTCGAAATACTGCCTGTTTTACAACGAAAAGGTACGCCGAATCCGCCACTTTGCCATTATGAACCCTGGCGCGGCTTATAACGTGGTCTATCGCTGTGATTTTGAAGTAGATGTCAACTTTCACGACCAAGACCATGGCCATAATTTGGTAGAGCAGTGTCGCATCGCCACGCCCGTTTGGCACAGTTGGGACGCCATCGGCATCGGAGCACCCGACAAACACCGCCCGCCCGGTCCCGAAAATCTGCTGTTCAACAACACTGTCATTTCCAAAGGCGTAGCTGGCTACAACCGAAAAATGGGCTCGGCTCAACCCAACGCAATCTATCAGGTTACGACCGAATTTGGGAAACCTAACGTTTTTCTCCGCCCCGATGCTCCGCCCAAAGGAGGTACATTTTATGCCGTTAAAGCTCAACCTTAAGTCTTATAATCATGAAATTATCACCCTGTCTATCCGTTATATTTCTGATTTTCAGTGTCTCTATACCAATTTTCGCTCAAAACGACCCGTACCTGCACAAGCTGTACGACGCACTGCACGACGCACCCATGCAGCAAAAATTTAGAAAGTTGGCGCCCATGCCAGCGGGAGTCGTGTACCTGCAGCAACCCAACGAAGGCGAGAAAGAGATGCGGGTGCATTTCCAAAACATGAAAAAGCTGGGCTTCAACGCCCTGAAACAAATCATGCCCTTACCGACCTGGACCATTGAGCAAATTTCCTTGATAGCGTTGGAAGAAGGTATCATGCCGTGGTGGTACGGCGAAGGCGGCTACGAAGAGATCACCCCTACCCTTTTGGAACAGCTCGGCATTGCTAAAATCCTGTCAATGAGCGACATCTTGCAGCACCCTAAAATGGTCAATTACCAAAAAGAAGTGGCCAAAAAACGAATCCAAAATACAGAAAAATACATCCAAAACAGTGCCGACAAAAAATTCATGCGGGTTACGAGTGTGGCCTACGACCCCGAAATCGGCGGGCGCGGAGTGGAACTTAGTACCAAAGGGGAAGCCTTGTTTTTGGAATGGCTCAAAAAGCGTTACCACACCGTAGAAAATTTGAACCAAGCTTGGAATCAGTACCATGCTGGGCTTTTCTTGAACGAACAGCGGGTATTCAGTGACTGGGAGGATGTGGCGAAAAATTGGCGTATGCTCACGAGCCG encodes:
- a CDS encoding right-handed parallel beta-helix repeat-containing protein, with the protein product MKFLLVYLFLPIFSLAQHQIGDAGQIFDETSFDPRFPDMKEWAKAGVQGGIPLRSTLKIQKTITPQNNLQEAIDEVAAQGGGVILLKKGEYVISKTIFLKSNVVLRGENKDQTVLKVVMKKMFFKYATDQKHLVAFEINNAERVGLEDLTFRYAAVDFEPYDKSDFNAAWDRRVFHEHETRDTTLFVHLVIFRNSRNSWVDNCNFLWAGTHPLGLGNCEHITCRNNFMDRAYVKKDSFHGGYYGCWGSKYCLFYNEKVRRIRHFAIMNPGAAYNVVYRCDFEVDVNFHDQDHGHNLVEQCRIATPVWHSWDAIGIGAPDKHRPPGPENLLFNNTVISKGVAGYNRKMGSAQPNAIYQVTTEFGKPNVFLRPDAPPKGGTFYAVKAQP